A DNA window from Halostella litorea contains the following coding sequences:
- a CDS encoding glutaredoxin family protein — translation MGFEPTADLSPEEAQERVDSAIEENEVVLFMKGTELMPQCGFSRRALGLIDQHRDEYETVDVLEALDEYREALEAHSGWETIPQTFVDGEFVGGSDILAELDERGELADELSA, via the coding sequence ATGGGATTCGAACCGACTGCGGACCTCTCGCCTGAGGAAGCACAGGAGCGCGTCGACAGCGCCATCGAGGAAAACGAGGTCGTCCTGTTCATGAAGGGGACCGAACTGATGCCCCAGTGTGGCTTCTCCCGCCGCGCGCTCGGCCTGATCGACCAGCACCGCGACGAGTACGAAACCGTCGACGTGCTCGAAGCCCTCGACGAGTACCGCGAAGCCCTCGAAGCACACAGCGGCTGGGAGACGATCCCCCAGACGTTCGTCGACGGCGAGTTCGTCGGCGGCAGCGACATCCTCGCGGAACTCGACGAGCGCGGCGAACTCGCCGACGAACTGTCGGCGTAA
- a CDS encoding ParA family protein, translated as MITYTTYSEAGGVGKTTTAANLAVAHARRGHDVLCIDLDPQEGSLSYLFEVDDDRSDGTADNLVRHLIGRPKGEFRDLIRETDEAGVDVIPSHNMLENLTRNLMKAAEIEEDMHPDDDYEWPKHEQLLRVLRENDVPGDYDVIICDPQATPGDALNNAIFATRSVLLPVELSGKGALSIRGLDDLVTGLEEEVGIQVGVLGVVPVGFKRTNTQETQLEELKASDFDLPVVFRERASLMQNMWDHRTSAYGVLEDEREPNGEYELETLEKYDDLAAGIEGEFE; from the coding sequence ATGATCACGTACACGACGTACTCGGAGGCCGGCGGCGTCGGGAAGACGACGACGGCGGCAAACCTCGCCGTCGCGCACGCCCGGCGCGGCCACGACGTGCTCTGCATCGACCTCGACCCGCAGGAAGGGAGCCTGAGCTACCTGTTCGAGGTGGACGACGACCGGTCGGACGGCACCGCCGACAACCTCGTCCGGCACCTCATCGGACGGCCGAAGGGAGAGTTCCGCGACCTGATCCGGGAGACCGACGAGGCCGGGGTCGACGTGATCCCGAGCCACAACATGCTGGAGAACCTCACGCGGAACCTGATGAAGGCCGCGGAGATAGAGGAGGACATGCACCCGGACGACGACTACGAGTGGCCGAAACACGAGCAGTTGCTCCGGGTGCTCCGGGAGAACGACGTGCCGGGCGACTACGACGTGATCATCTGCGACCCGCAGGCGACGCCGGGGGACGCGCTGAACAACGCCATCTTCGCCACGCGGTCGGTGCTCCTGCCAGTCGAGTTATCCGGGAAGGGCGCGCTGAGCATCCGCGGACTCGACGACCTGGTGACCGGCCTGGAGGAGGAAGTCGGCATCCAGGTCGGCGTGCTCGGCGTCGTGCCGGTGGGGTTCAAGCGCACCAACACCCAGGAGACACAGCTGGAGGAACTGAAGGCGTCGGACTTCGACCTGCCGGTCGTGTTCAGGGAGCGGGCGAGCCTGATGCAGAACATGTGGGACCACCGCACCTCGGCCTACGGCGTGCTGGAGGACGAACGCGAGCCCAACGGCGAGTACGAACTGGAGACCCTGGAGAAGTACGACGACCTCGCGGCCGGAATCGAGGGTGAGTTCGAATGA
- a CDS encoding M24 family metallopeptidase, with amino-acid sequence MPGDVFGPAEYERRIERTKERMREEGLDALVVSDPANMNYLSGYDGWSFYVHQAVVVTAERDEPVWIGRGQDSNGARATTWLSEESIHSYSDDHVHSPYDLHPTDYFAEVLEALDVEDGRIGVEMDAYYFTAKAYTRLQSNLPEAEFEDATLLVNWVRAVKSDAELEYMRQAARISENAMAAGLDAVGEGVPEYEVAAEIYDALIRGTDDFGGDYPSIVPLMPSGDHTGTPHLTWTDRRFEEGDPVIIELSGCRHRYHSPLARTTFVGDPPEKLAETTDIVVEGLNAALDAVEPGVTCEEVEAAWRDVISSYGIEKEERIAYSMGLGYPPDWGEHTASIRPGDTTELEEGMTFHMIPGIWQDDVGTELSETFHVTSDGAEVLADFPRELFSTR; translated from the coding sequence ATGCCAGGGGACGTCTTCGGCCCGGCGGAGTACGAGCGACGGATCGAACGGACGAAAGAGCGGATGCGCGAGGAGGGGCTGGACGCGCTGGTCGTCTCGGACCCGGCGAACATGAACTACCTCTCGGGGTACGACGGCTGGTCGTTCTACGTCCACCAGGCGGTCGTCGTCACGGCCGAGCGCGACGAACCGGTGTGGATCGGGCGCGGCCAGGACTCGAACGGGGCCCGCGCGACGACGTGGCTCTCGGAGGAGAGCATCCACTCCTACAGCGACGACCACGTCCACTCCCCGTACGACCTCCACCCGACCGACTACTTCGCCGAGGTGCTGGAGGCGCTGGACGTCGAGGACGGCCGGATCGGCGTGGAGATGGACGCCTACTACTTCACCGCGAAGGCGTACACGCGGCTCCAGTCGAACCTGCCTGAGGCGGAATTCGAGGATGCGACGCTGCTGGTCAACTGGGTGCGCGCGGTCAAGTCCGACGCGGAACTGGAGTACATGCGACAGGCCGCACGCATCTCCGAGAACGCGATGGCCGCGGGGCTCGACGCCGTCGGCGAGGGCGTCCCCGAGTACGAAGTCGCGGCGGAGATATACGACGCGCTGATCCGCGGCACCGACGACTTCGGCGGCGACTACCCCTCCATCGTCCCGCTGATGCCGTCGGGCGACCACACCGGCACGCCCCACCTCACGTGGACCGACAGGCGTTTCGAGGAGGGCGACCCCGTCATCATCGAACTGTCGGGCTGCCGGCACCGCTACCACTCGCCGCTCGCGCGGACGACGTTCGTCGGCGACCCGCCCGAGAAGCTGGCCGAGACCACCGACATCGTCGTGGAGGGGCTGAACGCGGCGCTCGACGCGGTCGAGCCGGGCGTCACCTGCGAGGAGGTCGAGGCGGCGTGGCGCGACGTGATCTCGAGCTACGGCATCGAGAAGGAGGAGCGGATCGCGTACTCGATGGGCCTGGGCTACCCGCCGGACTGGGGCGAACACACCGCCAGCATCCGGCCGGGCGACACGACGGAACTGGAGGAGGGCATGACGTTCCACATGATCCCGGGCATCTGGCAGGACGACGTGGGCACCGAACTGAGCGAGACGTTCCACGTCACCAGCGACGGCGCGGAGGTGCTGGCCGACTTCCCGCGGGAACTGTTCTCGACGCGGTGA